Proteins from a genomic interval of Betta splendens chromosome 10, fBetSpl5.4, whole genome shotgun sequence:
- the LOC114864458 gene encoding uncharacterized protein LOC114864458 isoform X1: MEHDRVDTDSGVVRDQMTEFWKEHSKAATVEEMMLDSRAQELTQQELPEILSMLPALDGFRVLELGAGIGRYTRHLLARAAHVTAVDFMESFIEKNRQDNGHHSNATFIQADVTKLDFPDNSIDFIFSNWLLMYLSDDEVKSFIQKILAWLRPGGFLFFRESCNHRSGDIKRDLNPTCYRTEAQYSHLVTSLQVEEPEAEQKFGFDIVLRKKVQTYVEMKNNPNQICWLLEKVPRSSSARNGFSTFQQFLDNQQYTSRGILRYEKMFGAGYVSTGGPSTTKEFVDLLNLRPGQKVLDVGCGIGGGDFYMAKTFGVEVLGLDLSDNMVEIAMQRAANEKLPSVQFEVADATKRSFPEGSFDVIYSRDTILHIDDKLALFKRFHSWLKPGGQLLISDYCCGEKPWTPAFEAYVSQRGYVLYTPAQYGRFIEEAGFCKVRAEDRTAQFMQVIESELQRAEAIRGEFTEEFSEEDYSAIVNGWREKLQRSNSGDQRWGLFHATKE, encoded by the exons ATGGAACATGACAGAGTAGACACGGACTCTGGTGTCG TCCGTGACCAGATGACAGAGTTCTGGAAGGAGCACTCCAAGGCTGCCACCGTGGAGGAGATGATGCTGGACTCTCGGGCCCAGGAGCTGACTCAGCAGGAGCTGCCGGAGATTCTATCCATGCTGCCGGCGCTGGATGGATTCAGAGTGCTGGAGCTGGGCGCAGGCATCGG TCGATACACCAGACACCTGCTGGCCAGAGCTGcacacgtcacagctgtggacTTCATGGAAAGCTTTATAGAAAAGAACAGACAGGACAACGGTCACCATAGCAACGCGACTTTCATCCAGGCTGACGTCACAAAGCTGGACTTCCCCGACAACAG CATCGACTTCATCTTCTCCAACTGGCTGCTGATGTACCTGAGTGATGATGAGGTCAAATCCTTTATACAGAAGATCCTTGCTTGGCTGCGGCCCGGCGGCTTCCTTTTCTTCAGAGAGTCCTGCAACCACCGCTCAG GTGACATAAAGCGGGACTTGAACCCCACCTGCTACCGCACTGAGGCCCAGTACAGCCACCTGGTCACGTCACTGCAAGTGGAGGAGCCTGAGGCCGAACAGAAGTTCGGTTTTGACATTGTGTTGAGGAAGAAAGTTCAAACCTACGTTGAG ATGAAAAACAACCCAAATCAAATCTGCTGGCTGTTAGAGAAGGTCCCTCGCTCCTCCAGCGCCCGGAACGGATTCAGCACCTTCCAGCAGTTCCTGGACAACCAGCAGTACACCAGCCGCGGCATCCTGCGCTACGAGAAGATGTTCGGGGCTGGATACGTCAGCACCGGCGGGCCCAGCACCACCAAG gagtTTGTGGACCTGCTAAACCTAAGGCCCGGCCAGAAGGTCCTGGATGTGGGCTGTGGCATCGGTGGAGGAGACTTCTACATGGCAAAG ACCTTCGGCGTTGAAGTGCTCGGCCTGGACTTGTCGGACAACATGGTGGAGATCGCCATGCAAAGGGCGGCCAATGAGAAGCTACCATCA GTCCAGTTCGAGGTGGCCGATGCCACCAAGAGGTCGTTCCCCGAAGGCTCCTTCGACGTGATCTACAGCAGAGACACCATCCTGCACATAGACGATAAACTGGCTCTCTTCAAGCGCTTCCAC TCGTGGCTGAAGCCCGGCGGCCAGCTGCTCATCAGTGACTACTGCTGTGGGGAGAAGCCCTGGACGCCAGCGTTCGAGGCCTATGTCAGTCAGAGAGGCTACGTCCTCTACACCCCAGCACAGTACGGCAGG TTCATCGAAGAGGCAGGTTTCTGCAAAGTCCGGGCAGAGGATCGGACGGCCCAGTTCATGCAGGTCATTGAGTCCgagctgcagagagcagaggcCATCAGGGGCGAATTCACTGAG GAATTCTCTGAGGAGGACTACTCAGCTATAGTGAACGGATGGAGGGAAAAACTGCAACGCTCCAACAGCGGAGACCAGCGATGGGGACTGTTCCACGCAACCAAGGAATGA
- the LOC114864458 gene encoding uncharacterized protein LOC114864458 isoform X2 produces MTEFWKEHSKAATVEEMMLDSRAQELTQQELPEILSMLPALDGFRVLELGAGIGRYTRHLLARAAHVTAVDFMESFIEKNRQDNGHHSNATFIQADVTKLDFPDNSIDFIFSNWLLMYLSDDEVKSFIQKILAWLRPGGFLFFRESCNHRSGDIKRDLNPTCYRTEAQYSHLVTSLQVEEPEAEQKFGFDIVLRKKVQTYVEMKNNPNQICWLLEKVPRSSSARNGFSTFQQFLDNQQYTSRGILRYEKMFGAGYVSTGGPSTTKEFVDLLNLRPGQKVLDVGCGIGGGDFYMAKTFGVEVLGLDLSDNMVEIAMQRAANEKLPSVQFEVADATKRSFPEGSFDVIYSRDTILHIDDKLALFKRFHSWLKPGGQLLISDYCCGEKPWTPAFEAYVSQRGYVLYTPAQYGRFIEEAGFCKVRAEDRTAQFMQVIESELQRAEAIRGEFTEEFSEEDYSAIVNGWREKLQRSNSGDQRWGLFHATKE; encoded by the exons ATGACAGAGTTCTGGAAGGAGCACTCCAAGGCTGCCACCGTGGAGGAGATGATGCTGGACTCTCGGGCCCAGGAGCTGACTCAGCAGGAGCTGCCGGAGATTCTATCCATGCTGCCGGCGCTGGATGGATTCAGAGTGCTGGAGCTGGGCGCAGGCATCGG TCGATACACCAGACACCTGCTGGCCAGAGCTGcacacgtcacagctgtggacTTCATGGAAAGCTTTATAGAAAAGAACAGACAGGACAACGGTCACCATAGCAACGCGACTTTCATCCAGGCTGACGTCACAAAGCTGGACTTCCCCGACAACAG CATCGACTTCATCTTCTCCAACTGGCTGCTGATGTACCTGAGTGATGATGAGGTCAAATCCTTTATACAGAAGATCCTTGCTTGGCTGCGGCCCGGCGGCTTCCTTTTCTTCAGAGAGTCCTGCAACCACCGCTCAG GTGACATAAAGCGGGACTTGAACCCCACCTGCTACCGCACTGAGGCCCAGTACAGCCACCTGGTCACGTCACTGCAAGTGGAGGAGCCTGAGGCCGAACAGAAGTTCGGTTTTGACATTGTGTTGAGGAAGAAAGTTCAAACCTACGTTGAG ATGAAAAACAACCCAAATCAAATCTGCTGGCTGTTAGAGAAGGTCCCTCGCTCCTCCAGCGCCCGGAACGGATTCAGCACCTTCCAGCAGTTCCTGGACAACCAGCAGTACACCAGCCGCGGCATCCTGCGCTACGAGAAGATGTTCGGGGCTGGATACGTCAGCACCGGCGGGCCCAGCACCACCAAG gagtTTGTGGACCTGCTAAACCTAAGGCCCGGCCAGAAGGTCCTGGATGTGGGCTGTGGCATCGGTGGAGGAGACTTCTACATGGCAAAG ACCTTCGGCGTTGAAGTGCTCGGCCTGGACTTGTCGGACAACATGGTGGAGATCGCCATGCAAAGGGCGGCCAATGAGAAGCTACCATCA GTCCAGTTCGAGGTGGCCGATGCCACCAAGAGGTCGTTCCCCGAAGGCTCCTTCGACGTGATCTACAGCAGAGACACCATCCTGCACATAGACGATAAACTGGCTCTCTTCAAGCGCTTCCAC TCGTGGCTGAAGCCCGGCGGCCAGCTGCTCATCAGTGACTACTGCTGTGGGGAGAAGCCCTGGACGCCAGCGTTCGAGGCCTATGTCAGTCAGAGAGGCTACGTCCTCTACACCCCAGCACAGTACGGCAGG TTCATCGAAGAGGCAGGTTTCTGCAAAGTCCGGGCAGAGGATCGGACGGCCCAGTTCATGCAGGTCATTGAGTCCgagctgcagagagcagaggcCATCAGGGGCGAATTCACTGAG GAATTCTCTGAGGAGGACTACTCAGCTATAGTGAACGGATGGAGGGAAAAACTGCAACGCTCCAACAGCGGAGACCAGCGATGGGGACTGTTCCACGCAACCAAGGAATGA